The window TTTACTGTATTTTTTAATCTTCCCCGATAATAACCAATAAGATGTTGCAGAAGCAATGATAAGAGGCAAAAACATTGATCTTCTAAATTTGTCTATCCGTTTTTCTATTGGGATAGACAAGAGGTCATGGCCAGCAAAAAAGCCCCACACACTCAAGGCAAAGAAGACCAAGAAAAAAAGGATGGCGTGGCGAAAAATTTTACCGCCCATAAGCATGCCACCCCTTGATAAAACCTTTGGTAAACTTATAAAGATCTTCGACCAAGAAGTAAGTTGAAACTACAGGAATAAAACGTTTTGCAATGAAGGTACCAGTTTTTCCAGCGGAGATCAATCCTGTTTTTACTGCTTTCGAATAGGCTTCAGCTTTAGGCATTGTCACATCTTTTGCTAAGTCCTTATATCCATAATCTCCCCATGTTTCTTTCGCAGCGCTTTTTAATGCGTATTCAATTTTATTTAACATACTCATCGAAAATTCTCCCTTCTGAGAATAGATTTTCAGAGGTAGTTCCATAACCAACTCGATTATACGGAGAAATGTGGAAGTATGAACGATACAGTTCTTTACCCGTTAATAGGTACATGCCAAAGGACCCCGATTTCCGTCGGACATATGCTACAGCCATCTTCCTCTCATGCCGCGCACAGCGCATCCCACGCCTTCGCGTCCACATCCGGCAGCACGCGCGAGTGCAGGGCCGCCTTGGCCATGCCGGCAAGGAGGGGTCGCTCGCGGTGATGCCGCGCCAGCTCGTCCTGCGCCCGCGCTGTCCACTGGGCCCACGCCGCCGAGATGAGCAGTGCATCGCTCCGCGTTATGATCGGTTTCTTCTGGTACACAGGCGTCGGTAAACCAATCCCGCGAGTCGATAAACAAATACCGCGAGAATCAGCCAAGAGATAACATTCAGTACCCAGCGAGGTGAGTACTCGGTTAGGAGCCCCCAAATGCTAGATAGCACGATCAGTATTGGAATGGATACCAGAATACCAAGGATAACCCCAATTGTTATGTTTGTCACGTGCTTGATTTTTTCACCAAAAATTCACCTTCGCTTACAAGCGGATATCCACGATATAGGGCCCGGGCGCGAAAGGACTCTTGTTGTACAGCCTTAAGTCGGAAACGGTAAAGGAGTGAGACACACCCGGAGGGATCACCTTTACGGTCCACTTTCCGTATTTTTTGCCATCAATCGATTGGATCAAGGCAAATTTGACCGCGCTCCAACAGTACCGGGATGGACGGCTCTTGTTTGTAGGTTCAACGGGAATTGCAATTGTACAAACCCGTCGATTTTCTGGATTGTACCACTCCATCCGAATGGTCGTTGGGGCAATGATGTTGGTGATCTCACACCAGACGACAATTTGTTCATCGAACGGAGAAAACCACGTTTTCACCTGTACGGGTCGACAGTGGGTATCCAATTGCGTACAGGAACAGATTTCAAGGATTTGCATCAAGAATACCCGCCGCCAATCAGTTTATGCAAACCGTTTTCAATCTTTGTAATTCCATTGTCAATTGCCTTGCCTACCTTTGTATTATCAAACCATTTCTCGACCGAGGCGAGTTTTTGAGCTACAGTAAGAGCGACCTTGCCGCCAATCCAGCCTTCAACTGCTCCCTTGGCAGCACCAGCAACGGTTTTGGGGAGCACCTTCCGTTCTAGCATCGTAAAACCAGAAGTGGCTGCTTTGTAAGCTGCTGCACCACGCCCTACGGCACCAAGTGGAATGGATACGAGATTGGTCAAGGTGTTCTCCCGTAAGTCGTTTGCAACGGACCTCACCACATGATGGGCTGCACGTTGAATGGCGTTCATCCTTCAAAGATTCCTTTCTTTGTCAAAGTAATTGTGCAATTTCATTCTCTGTGTTTCCATGCGCAATGGCAAGGAGGGGATTTTGTAAGATTCAGTCGAATGCTGTCGAACAACCCAGTGGTTG is drawn from Calditerricola satsumensis and contains these coding sequences:
- a CDS encoding DNA/RNA-binding winged helix domain-containing protein, with protein sequence MYQKKPIITRSDALLISAAWAQWTARAQDELARHHRERPLLAGMAKAALHSRVLPDVDAKAWDALCAA